In Deltaproteobacteria bacterium, a single genomic region encodes these proteins:
- a CDS encoding PTS sugar transporter subunit IIA, translating into MQLNVRDVSDLFKVSEKTVYRWINQGILPAYRVNDQYRFNRAELLEWATSRKMNVSAELFDEPESDATPVPGLVEALQAGGIFYRVGGIDKESALRGLVEHMRLPDEVDREFVWRVLLARERLQSTGLGEGIAIPHVRNPIVLHVSRPTITLCFLERPVEFEALDGKPVFALFSLVCPTVRAHLRLLSRLAFALNDSGFKTAVLRQGSRDEILNEARRVEATVSSSAANGGKSTKRE; encoded by the coding sequence ATGCAACTGAATGTCCGTGACGTGTCGGATCTCTTCAAGGTTTCGGAGAAGACCGTCTATCGCTGGATCAATCAAGGGATCTTGCCCGCCTACCGCGTGAACGATCAGTACCGCTTCAACCGTGCCGAGTTGTTGGAGTGGGCGACGTCCCGCAAGATGAATGTCTCAGCCGAGCTGTTCGATGAGCCGGAGAGCGATGCGACGCCCGTTCCTGGACTCGTCGAAGCACTGCAGGCAGGCGGGATTTTCTACCGCGTCGGCGGCATCGACAAGGAGTCGGCGCTGCGCGGCCTGGTCGAGCACATGCGGTTGCCCGACGAGGTGGATCGCGAGTTCGTCTGGCGCGTGTTGCTGGCGCGGGAGCGCCTGCAGTCGACCGGTCTCGGCGAGGGCATCGCCATTCCCCATGTGCGCAACCCGATCGTGTTGCACGTATCCCGCCCGACAATCACGCTGTGCTTCTTGGAGCGTCCGGTCGAGTTCGAGGCTTTGGACGGCAAGCCTGTTTTCGCGCTGTTCTCATTGGTCTGTCCAACCGTGCGCGCGCATCTGCGCCTACTGTCGCGCTTGGCCTTTGCGCTCAACGACTCCGGATTCAAAACGGCCGTCCTTCGCCAGGGCTCGCGGGACGAGATCCTTAACGAGGCTCGTCGGGTCGAGGCGACGGTTTCATCCAGCGCAGCGAACGGCGGCAAGTCTACCAAGCGGGAATAG
- a CDS encoding SDR family oxidoreductase: MLLEDRVAIVSGIGPGMGRDISLAFAREGAHVVLAARSKDALDSVAADVRALGRRALGVATDIAKADDCKRLVDAAHAEFGRIDVLVNNAFKGGVEPEIENVGMDHWRQIFDVNVFGSMQLSQLVIPHMKAQGGGSIVFINSMSTRIIEPRMGGYTASKGALMAAAQTLAKEIGKYKIRVNSVVPGYIWSDKLAGYFRMLAEQQNTTYEAVHADISSRSALHHIPTSEEIADAVVFFASDLSRAITGQALDVNGGHFFH; the protein is encoded by the coding sequence ATGCTACTCGAAGATCGTGTTGCTATCGTCTCTGGTATCGGCCCTGGTATGGGGCGTGACATTTCGCTCGCCTTCGCGCGCGAAGGTGCGCACGTTGTGCTCGCAGCGCGCTCGAAAGACGCGCTCGACTCTGTGGCAGCAGATGTGCGCGCGCTCGGCCGGCGTGCGCTCGGCGTCGCGACCGACATCGCGAAGGCTGACGACTGCAAGCGCTTGGTCGATGCCGCGCATGCTGAGTTCGGTCGCATCGACGTTCTCGTGAACAACGCGTTCAAGGGCGGCGTCGAGCCGGAAATCGAGAACGTCGGTATGGACCACTGGCGTCAGATCTTCGATGTGAACGTGTTCGGATCGATGCAGCTATCGCAGCTCGTGATCCCGCACATGAAGGCGCAAGGCGGCGGCTCGATCGTGTTCATCAACTCGATGTCGACGCGGATCATCGAGCCACGCATGGGCGGATACACGGCGTCAAAGGGCGCGCTCATGGCCGCGGCACAAACGCTCGCCAAGGAAATCGGCAAGTACAAGATTCGCGTGAACTCGGTCGTGCCGGGCTACATCTGGAGCGACAAGCTCGCGGGGTATTTTCGCATGCTGGCCGAGCAGCAGAACACCACGTACGAAGCCGTGCATGCCGACATCTCCAGTCGCTCGGCGTTGCATCACATCCCGACGTCCGAAGAAATCGCCGACGCCGTCGTCTTCTTCGCCTCCGATCTCTCGCGGGCGATCACCGGCCAGGCGCTCGATGTTAACGGCGGCCACTTTTTTCACTAG
- a CDS encoding HAD family hydrolase encodes MRSLPPVILLDLDDTILRYSAVADECWEHVCARFAARLGDVSKDDLMAAIARYASWYWSDRERHRTGRLDMQRARRDIVRAAFAQLRLEGLSVADELADRFTTLREDWVRPFDGAREALAAFRDRGARLGLLTNGSAQFQRRKIERFDLARFFDVILIEGELGFGKPDHRVFHRALTALQATPSETWMIGDNLEWDIAPAQHLGIVDVWVDHAGTGLPPDSSITPTHTVAALAALIDAFP; translated from the coding sequence ATGCGATCGCTGCCACCGGTCATTCTGCTCGACCTCGACGATACGATCCTGCGCTACTCGGCGGTAGCCGATGAGTGCTGGGAGCACGTGTGCGCGCGCTTCGCCGCGCGTCTCGGCGACGTGAGCAAGGACGACTTGATGGCGGCGATCGCGCGCTACGCGAGCTGGTACTGGTCCGATCGGGAGCGCCACCGAACCGGGCGCTTGGATATGCAGCGCGCGCGGCGCGACATCGTCCGTGCCGCGTTCGCACAGCTTCGCCTCGAAGGCCTGTCGGTCGCCGACGAGCTGGCAGACCGGTTCACGACGCTGCGCGAAGATTGGGTGCGGCCGTTCGACGGCGCGCGAGAAGCGCTGGCGGCGTTTCGCGATCGTGGGGCGCGCCTCGGCCTGCTCACCAACGGCAGCGCCCAGTTTCAGCGCCGCAAGATCGAGCGCTTCGATCTCGCCCGCTTCTTCGACGTGATCCTCATCGAGGGTGAGCTGGGATTCGGGAAGCCGGATCACCGCGTGTTTCATCGTGCCCTGACCGCGCTCCAGGCAACGCCAAGCGAGACATGGATGATCGGTGACAACCTCGAGTGGGACATCGCGCCGGCGCAGCACCTCGGGATTGTCGATGTCTGGGTCGATCACGCGGGCACGGGCCTGCCACCCGATAGTTCGATCACGCCCACACACACTGTCGCCGCACTGGCGGCTCTCATCGACGCATTCCCGTGA
- a CDS encoding CBS domain-containing protein, with product MAEYDERLSAISDQLKNGVNPQGESVRAFLRWFGVERRGWRHVSWIRSVLARHKVATQPDFEYAYYYGQVNFIKAPNDAGDDVADPTVRLFQLEAANRAPVVVAPDVTLQKAVSQMLAHDFSQLPVMTGTRDVKGLISWKSIGSRLALGRQCVLVKDCMDMARLLPFNTSLFEAIEVVAAEDCVLVQALDKSICGIVTAADLGDQFRLLAEPFLLVGEIERGVRHVLHGKFSAKELEQARAPGDERAINGIADLTLGEYVRLVQDDTRWKKLSLAIDRAEFCSSLDRVRELRNDVMHFTPDGLEPSDMEFLRGFAKYLRRLRALGAL from the coding sequence ATGGCCGAATATGACGAGAGACTGTCCGCGATCTCGGATCAGCTCAAGAATGGAGTCAACCCTCAGGGCGAATCTGTCCGCGCCTTCCTGCGTTGGTTTGGGGTTGAGCGACGCGGGTGGAGACATGTCAGCTGGATTCGATCCGTCCTAGCGCGGCACAAGGTTGCGACACAACCGGACTTTGAGTACGCGTACTACTATGGTCAAGTCAACTTCATCAAGGCGCCGAACGATGCCGGTGATGATGTGGCAGATCCCACCGTTCGTCTCTTTCAACTGGAAGCCGCAAATCGAGCGCCAGTGGTCGTTGCGCCCGACGTAACGCTGCAGAAGGCGGTATCGCAAATGTTGGCGCATGATTTTTCGCAACTTCCAGTGATGACGGGCACCCGGGACGTAAAGGGACTGATCAGTTGGAAGTCCATTGGAAGTCGCTTGGCTCTCGGACGTCAATGCGTGCTCGTTAAGGACTGCATGGACATGGCACGCCTACTTCCCTTCAACACTTCACTATTTGAGGCAATCGAAGTTGTCGCCGCCGAAGACTGTGTTCTAGTTCAAGCACTGGACAAGAGCATTTGTGGAATCGTCACGGCTGCGGATCTGGGCGATCAATTCCGCTTGCTCGCTGAACCGTTCCTACTTGTTGGGGAGATTGAGCGAGGCGTCCGGCACGTTCTTCACGGGAAGTTTTCCGCGAAGGAACTCGAGCAGGCACGGGCGCCAGGCGACGAACGGGCGATCAACGGCATAGCCGATCTGACCTTGGGCGAGTACGTCCGCCTCGTTCAAGACGACACCCGGTGGAAGAAACTATCCTTGGCGATCGACCGAGCAGAGTTTTGTTCGAGCCTCGATCGTGTACGTGAGCTCCGGAACGACGTCATGCACTTCACTCCCGATGGATTGGAGCCGTCGGACATGGAGTTCTTGCGAGGGTTTGCAAAGTATCTGCGACGTCTTCGGGCGCTTGGTGCGCTGTGA
- a CDS encoding TIGR03619 family F420-dependent LLM class oxidoreductase: protein MVAVQIIPPGQLVYGLQLPVTAQSTVFAAPWEATAGTAEILRVAQACDRSGFFYVAVCDHIGVPRDAAKAMSTVWYDTIATLGFLAASTQRVRLLSYVYIAPYRHPLATAKAFATLDALSGGRVILGVGAGHLQGEFETLGVDFSRRGKLLDEAIDLIAAAFTDEYPDHDGSIWKVHGIGQRPRPVQPPRPPIWVGGSTKGALKRAAERADGWLPQGVPEMGMEQAIAYVRTQRAKVRGDAPIEIGMNSPWLYIGTPSFDVGANALTGSGEAIGVELRKRKALGVSHMGVRFRSRSCDELVEQIEKFGEEVAPHLNAG from the coding sequence ATGGTTGCAGTGCAGATCATCCCACCCGGCCAACTGGTCTACGGCCTTCAGCTTCCGGTGACGGCGCAGAGCACCGTCTTCGCCGCGCCGTGGGAGGCCACTGCCGGCACGGCGGAAATCCTCCGCGTGGCGCAGGCGTGCGACCGCAGCGGTTTTTTCTACGTGGCGGTGTGCGATCACATCGGTGTGCCACGCGATGCGGCGAAGGCGATGTCCACCGTGTGGTACGACACCATCGCCACGCTCGGCTTCCTCGCTGCATCGACGCAGCGCGTGCGACTGTTGTCGTACGTGTACATCGCCCCGTATCGCCATCCGCTAGCGACAGCGAAGGCGTTCGCGACGCTCGATGCTCTCTCGGGCGGGCGTGTGATCCTCGGCGTCGGAGCCGGTCACCTGCAAGGCGAGTTCGAAACCCTCGGCGTCGACTTCAGCCGTCGCGGCAAGTTGCTCGACGAAGCGATCGATCTCATCGCCGCCGCGTTTACCGACGAGTATCCGGACCACGACGGATCGATCTGGAAGGTACACGGCATCGGCCAACGCCCGCGACCGGTGCAGCCGCCGCGTCCGCCGATCTGGGTTGGTGGCTCGACGAAGGGCGCGCTCAAGCGCGCGGCCGAACGCGCCGATGGCTGGCTGCCGCAAGGTGTCCCCGAGATGGGCATGGAGCAAGCGATTGCGTACGTCCGTACGCAGCGCGCGAAGGTGCGTGGTGACGCGCCGATCGAGATCGGCATGAACAGCCCGTGGCTTTATATCGGCACGCCGTCGTTCGATGTCGGGGCCAACGCACTCACGGGTTCAGGAGAAGCGATCGGCGTCGAGCTGCGCAAACGCAAAGCGCTCGGCGTCAGTCACATGGGCGTGCGCTTCCGCAGCCGTTCGTGCGACGAGTTGGTGGAGCAAATCGAGAAATTTGGTGAGGAGGTCGCCCCGCATCTGAACGCCGGATGA
- a CDS encoding NADH-quinone oxidoreductase subunit H, with product MITALSHSFLHMLLPLALAPLLLSVINRTKAIVAGRNGQVLLQPYYDLAKLLRKGAVYSHTTTWVFRAGPVVGLAAVIVATTLVPFGGASAAVSFAGDLILFAYLLGLLRFVTVIAALDTGSSFEGMGASREVTFSALAEPALLLALAAVARQTGSLSLTTMYAGVTGATWTHAAPVFALVAGALMVVFLTENARMPVDDPTTHLELTMIHEVMVLDHSGPDLAFIVYGSALKLWVLGVLLVGLVVPIHSGNAWADSIVGFAGLLGLAVVTGIIESSMARWRLTRVPQLLVGACVLSTLALVLMLR from the coding sequence ATGATCACGGCGCTGAGCCACTCGTTCCTGCACATGCTCCTGCCGTTGGCCTTGGCGCCGCTGTTGCTCAGCGTCATCAACCGCACGAAGGCGATCGTCGCCGGGCGCAACGGACAAGTCTTGCTGCAACCGTACTACGACTTGGCGAAGTTGTTGCGGAAGGGCGCGGTGTACAGCCACACAACGACGTGGGTGTTTCGAGCTGGGCCGGTGGTCGGTCTCGCGGCAGTGATTGTCGCCACTACTCTTGTCCCGTTCGGTGGAGCATCTGCGGCCGTCTCCTTCGCGGGTGATCTGATCTTGTTCGCCTATCTGTTGGGCTTGCTGCGATTCGTTACTGTCATCGCCGCGCTCGACACCGGTTCGAGCTTCGAGGGCATGGGCGCGAGCCGTGAGGTGACTTTCTCTGCCCTAGCTGAGCCGGCGCTGCTCCTTGCGCTTGCCGCAGTGGCCCGACAGACGGGGAGTCTCTCTCTCACGACGATGTACGCGGGAGTCACCGGTGCGACTTGGACGCATGCTGCTCCGGTGTTCGCTTTGGTGGCGGGCGCGTTGATGGTGGTGTTTCTGACCGAGAATGCGCGCATGCCGGTAGACGATCCCACCACTCACTTAGAGTTGACGATGATCCACGAGGTGATGGTGCTCGATCATAGCGGGCCCGACCTGGCGTTCATTGTGTACGGTAGTGCGTTGAAGCTGTGGGTACTCGGAGTGCTGCTGGTCGGCTTGGTGGTGCCTATTCACAGCGGCAACGCATGGGCTGACAGCATCGTCGGGTTTGCCGGCTTGCTCGGTCTTGCGGTCGTGACCGGAATCATCGAATCCTCGATGGCTCGTTGGCGACTGACGCGCGTGCCGCAATTGCTGGTGGGAGCGTGTGTGCTGTCCACGCTTGCGCTGGTCCTCATGCTGAGATGA
- a CDS encoding NADH dehydrogenase FAD-containing subunit — MLLALLLIPTLGAVAAYFITHHTVRRTLLVATAVAHAATVTATWVAPPAAIWGGWLQLDALGGLFLSITSGLFLAAALYSVGYLGRENSEARRDFEEGLLFANAPEATFTSCLLLFLAAMTLVAVSHRFGLLWVAIEMTTLASAPLIYFHRHHRSLEATWKYLLICSVGIALALLGNFFLAVAASDHGGQPIPLVLSELIGRASELHVAWLKAAFLLLLVGYGTKMGLAPMHTWLPDAHSEAPSVVSALLSGALLNCAFLGILRVQQVCVAAGQGAFGQDLLVGFGLLSMAVAAAFIVGQSDYKRMLAYSSVEHMGLLALGVGLGGVATFGALLHAVNHSLTKAMLFLVAGNILAAYQSKSTADVRGVLRVLPASGVLWVIGFLAITGTPPFGLFVSEFTILRGAFDQGRNAVAVAYLALLAVVFVGMASTVLRMAQGAPGGREQNPLPAREPALAIVSPAILALLVLVLGLYIPPLVRHAILEAARALG; from the coding sequence ATGCTCTTGGCGCTGCTGCTGATTCCAACGCTGGGCGCGGTCGCGGCGTATTTCATCACCCATCACACGGTGCGTCGGACGTTGTTGGTGGCAACGGCGGTGGCCCACGCGGCAACCGTCACGGCGACCTGGGTGGCGCCGCCGGCGGCAATCTGGGGCGGTTGGTTGCAGTTGGATGCGCTCGGAGGCTTGTTCTTGAGCATCACCAGCGGGTTGTTCCTAGCGGCGGCGCTGTACAGCGTTGGTTACCTGGGTCGCGAGAATTCGGAGGCCCGACGAGACTTCGAGGAAGGCCTCTTGTTCGCCAATGCGCCTGAAGCCACGTTTACGAGTTGTCTGTTGCTCTTTCTCGCTGCGATGACACTGGTGGCCGTCAGCCACCGGTTTGGTTTGCTGTGGGTGGCGATCGAGATGACCACGCTGGCGAGCGCGCCGCTGATCTATTTTCATCGTCATCACCGCTCCCTCGAAGCGACGTGGAAGTACTTGCTCATCTGCTCCGTCGGCATCGCGCTGGCTTTGCTTGGTAATTTTTTTCTCGCCGTGGCGGCGTCCGATCACGGGGGTCAACCGATCCCGTTGGTGCTAAGCGAGTTGATCGGACGCGCGAGTGAACTGCACGTTGCGTGGCTCAAGGCAGCGTTCCTGCTCCTGCTCGTGGGTTACGGCACGAAGATGGGATTGGCGCCAATGCACACGTGGCTTCCCGATGCCCACAGCGAAGCGCCATCGGTGGTCTCGGCGTTACTGTCCGGAGCGCTGCTGAACTGTGCGTTCCTCGGTATCTTGCGAGTGCAACAAGTGTGCGTTGCGGCGGGGCAGGGCGCCTTCGGTCAGGACCTGCTCGTCGGCTTCGGCCTGCTCTCCATGGCGGTCGCCGCAGCCTTCATTGTCGGCCAGTCGGACTACAAGCGCATGCTCGCGTACTCGAGTGTCGAACACATGGGGCTGCTGGCGTTGGGCGTTGGGCTTGGTGGAGTCGCGACGTTCGGGGCGCTGTTGCACGCCGTCAATCACTCGCTGACCAAAGCCATGCTGTTTCTAGTTGCGGGCAACATCTTGGCCGCCTATCAATCGAAGTCGACGGCTGATGTTCGCGGTGTGCTGCGCGTGTTGCCGGCATCCGGAGTGTTGTGGGTGATCGGTTTTCTGGCGATCACTGGCACGCCGCCCTTCGGTCTCTTCGTCAGTGAGTTCACGATCCTGAGGGGTGCCTTCGATCAAGGCCGGAACGCAGTCGCTGTTGCGTACCTGGCGCTCTTAGCGGTTGTCTTTGTGGGCATGGCGAGCACGGTACTGCGGATGGCGCAGGGTGCGCCGGGCGGCCGCGAGCAAAACCCGCTGCCGGCCCGCGAGCCGGCGTTGGCTATCGTGTCGCCGGCGATTCTCGCGCTGCTGGTCCTTGTCCTGGGGCTCTACATTCCCCCGCTTGTGCGTCACGCGATCTTGGAAGCCGCTCGCGCACTGGGATGA
- a CDS encoding NADH-quinone oxidoreductase subunit C, whose protein sequence is MSSRELSLSIRNGVAIGVSDIPKLTIGEFRDSVIDGVADGGRIAALFGRPVGERVGLVAVLAHHGSGTLSLCSAEVGDPYPSLTPDCPQAHWFERELAEQWNVQPQGHPWLKPIRFHRSYRNDQAARVGSNANGILPSVTDFFQVRGEEVHEVAVGPVHAGIIEPGHFRFQCHGEQVLHLKVSLGYQHRGVEHALINGPTKRTIHYMETLAGDTSVGHATAYCEAVEALAGSRVPARAQVLRGVALELERLANHTGDLGALAGDIGYLPTAAYCGRIRGDFLNLTALICGNRFGRGLIRPGGVAFDVDDDRVAQLLQRLEAALTDVTTAVRLLWETPSVPARFEATGLVSRADCEALGLVGPVARACGVERDVRQEFPSGIFRFAQIPVSTWQSGDVFARAYVRWLEIQRSVAFIREQLAMLHGAPTRVEVGPLAANRLVVSLVEGWRGEICHVAVTNVSGRFAHYKVVDPSFHNWMGLAIALRGQQISDFPLCNKSFNLSYCGHDL, encoded by the coding sequence ATGTCTAGCCGTGAACTGAGCCTCTCGATTCGCAACGGTGTGGCCATCGGCGTGTCGGACATCCCCAAACTAACTATCGGAGAATTTAGAGACTCGGTGATTGATGGGGTTGCAGATGGTGGTCGCATCGCAGCGTTGTTCGGCCGTCCCGTTGGTGAACGGGTCGGACTTGTCGCCGTCCTGGCTCACCACGGTAGCGGAACTCTGTCGCTGTGCAGCGCCGAAGTCGGCGATCCCTATCCATCCCTGACACCGGATTGCCCCCAGGCGCACTGGTTTGAGCGCGAACTCGCCGAGCAGTGGAACGTGCAGCCGCAGGGTCACCCGTGGCTGAAGCCGATTCGCTTTCACCGGTCCTACCGGAACGATCAAGCGGCCCGAGTGGGCTCGAACGCGAACGGGATCCTACCGAGCGTCACCGATTTCTTCCAGGTACGGGGCGAGGAGGTGCATGAAGTGGCCGTCGGGCCGGTGCATGCGGGTATCATCGAGCCGGGACATTTCCGATTCCAGTGCCACGGCGAGCAGGTGCTCCATCTTAAAGTTTCGTTGGGCTATCAACACCGCGGTGTCGAGCATGCGCTGATAAACGGGCCGACCAAACGGACGATTCATTATATGGAGACCCTCGCCGGCGACACCTCCGTCGGCCATGCAACGGCCTACTGCGAGGCGGTGGAGGCACTGGCCGGCAGTCGCGTTCCTGCGCGGGCACAGGTGCTGCGCGGAGTGGCGCTCGAACTCGAACGCCTCGCCAATCACACCGGCGACCTGGGCGCGCTCGCCGGGGACATCGGCTATCTACCGACGGCCGCCTATTGCGGGCGCATTCGGGGCGACTTTCTGAACCTGACTGCGCTGATCTGTGGCAATCGTTTTGGTCGTGGACTCATCCGCCCTGGCGGCGTGGCGTTCGATGTCGACGACGATCGCGTCGCTCAGCTGTTGCAACGTTTGGAGGCGGCATTGACGGACGTAACGACTGCGGTCCGTCTGCTTTGGGAGACGCCATCGGTTCCGGCGCGCTTCGAAGCGACCGGCCTCGTCTCGCGCGCGGATTGCGAGGCGCTGGGTTTGGTCGGTCCGGTGGCGCGTGCGTGCGGCGTCGAGCGCGACGTGCGCCAGGAATTCCCCTCCGGCATCTTCCGCTTTGCGCAGATTCCCGTTTCGACGTGGCAGAGCGGCGACGTGTTCGCGCGCGCCTACGTGCGGTGGCTCGAGATTCAGCGGTCAGTGGCGTTCATCCGTGAGCAACTTGCCATGCTGCACGGCGCGCCGACGCGTGTAGAGGTGGGGCCACTCGCTGCGAACCGACTCGTGGTTTCGCTCGTCGAAGGTTGGCGCGGTGAGATCTGTCACGTCGCGGTGACCAATGTGAGTGGCCGCTTCGCACACTACAAGGTGGTCGATCCGTCGTTCCACAACTGGATGGGCTTGGCGATCGCGTTGCGCGGCCAGCAGATCTCGGACTTTCCGCTGTGCAACAAGAGTTTCAATCTCTCGTACTGTGGGCATGATCTGTAA
- the nuoB gene encoding NADH-quinone oxidoreductase subunit NuoB has protein sequence MLRALLARLQQGHRTISFPHGEPSLPDRFRGLPVVDQAKCRDGCRACAEVCPTDAIAADEHGVRIDLGRCLFCTECRDACPDGAMQYTAEYRLAQRTRDDLVLTGETLKRAQALGAESRRLFGRSLKLRQVSAGGCNGCESDVNVLNTVVFDLGRFGIQFVASPRHADGLLITGPVTENMQLALHKTYDAVPSPKLVIAVGACAISGGPYRDHVEVHNGADSVVPVDLYVPGCPPHPLTILDGLLRLLGRIT, from the coding sequence GTGTTGAGAGCTCTGCTCGCGCGCCTGCAACAAGGCCATCGCACCATTTCGTTCCCGCATGGTGAACCTTCACTGCCAGACCGGTTTCGCGGCCTGCCCGTGGTCGATCAGGCGAAGTGCCGCGATGGCTGCCGTGCCTGTGCCGAAGTGTGCCCGACGGATGCAATCGCGGCAGACGAGCACGGCGTGCGAATCGATCTCGGCCGTTGCCTGTTCTGCACGGAGTGCCGTGACGCGTGCCCCGACGGTGCGATGCAGTACACGGCAGAGTATCGACTCGCGCAACGGACGCGCGACGATCTGGTGCTCACGGGTGAGACGCTGAAGCGCGCGCAAGCGCTCGGCGCCGAGAGCCGGCGGCTGTTCGGTCGCTCGCTCAAGCTGCGCCAGGTCAGCGCCGGCGGCTGCAACGGCTGCGAGTCTGATGTCAACGTGCTCAACACCGTGGTCTTCGATCTCGGCCGCTTCGGCATCCAGTTCGTTGCCTCGCCGCGCCACGCGGATGGGTTGCTGATCACGGGGCCGGTCACGGAGAACATGCAACTGGCGCTGCACAAGACCTACGATGCCGTCCCGTCACCGAAGCTCGTGATTGCGGTCGGCGCCTGCGCCATCTCCGGAGGCCCCTATCGCGATCACGTTGAGGTGCACAATGGCGCCGACAGCGTGGTGCCGGTTGATCTCTACGTGCCGGGCTGTCCGCCGCACCCGCTCACGATTCTGGACGGACTGCTGCGGCTGCTCGGGCGGATCACGTAG
- a CDS encoding hydrogenase, with the protein MTGWVDTALVLLTLTSLLLLGSSRLTRCIRIVAFQGVVLGVLTVTARPTELSLRILMLAAAIVGLKGVTFPWLLSRVLRDAAVRREVDPVVGYIGSLLLGTLMLAVSFWLSARLPLPMPAISGLLVPVALFTTLAGLFLIVTRRTALTQVLAYLVLENGIYVFGVGVVQGTPMLVELGVLLDVFVVVFVMGIAIFHINREFDHIDTDQLTALKDWTA; encoded by the coding sequence ATGACCGGTTGGGTTGACACGGCGCTGGTGCTCCTGACGCTGACGAGTCTGTTGCTGCTCGGTTCGAGCCGACTGACGCGGTGCATTCGCATCGTTGCGTTCCAAGGGGTGGTCCTCGGTGTGCTGACAGTGACGGCGCGTCCAACCGAGCTCTCGCTACGCATCCTGATGCTGGCGGCGGCGATCGTCGGCTTGAAGGGTGTGACGTTCCCGTGGCTGTTGTCGCGCGTGCTGCGTGACGCCGCGGTGCGTCGGGAGGTTGACCCCGTGGTCGGCTACATCGGCTCGCTGCTGCTCGGTACGTTGATGCTGGCGGTTTCCTTCTGGTTGAGCGCGCGGCTGCCGCTCCCCATGCCCGCGATCTCCGGCTTGCTCGTTCCGGTGGCACTGTTTACGACGCTAGCGGGGCTCTTCCTGATCGTGACGCGGCGCACGGCGCTCACGCAGGTACTGGCGTATCTGGTGCTTGAGAACGGCATCTATGTATTCGGTGTCGGCGTGGTGCAGGGGACGCCGATGCTCGTCGAGCTCGGTGTTCTCCTCGATGTCTTCGTTGTGGTGTTCGTCATGGGCATCGCCATCTTTCACATCAACCGGGAATTCGATCACATCGATACGGACCAACTCACAGCGCTCAAGGACTGGACGGCATGA